The following coding sequences lie in one Actinomyces capricornis genomic window:
- a CDS encoding RAMP superfamily CRISPR-associated protein, which translates to MSLTRYELNLRLTTLSPLHSGGAEYQVDRSAERRNRPRDAEGEERQAEPRLFVRDAANRPILPGRSIKGALRAAWIRAYGHNAADAMCALWGCQERASALITHPIDLSEAARVERTGIAVDRYWGSAGDTALFVHEIVPEGQELTLHLSGQVGSIEDDGPQEEFQTLLGQIVALLKAGRVSLGGRGNAGWGRVALEPALSTGSIAVVRHHLDSPEGLRQLLSPNPATIDIPLATDLPDDARLRIDITWDSPTGVLVAEPRDKKERGSDDDPDGKQPVPTRPLRTRSKKGGQTDETSPLVLPGSSVRGALRSRASRIARTILLAGEPAPGTPRDWSTTEVHKQLAQDPALVRALFGSTERRGAVSVLETLARGQAQLKERTHNAGDRWTGGALKGGLYAEEVPVPSTRWDCICLEVDLLRLGKDRHRQRAALCLLGLVLAELSTGTLPLGSRGTRGFGAVNVTSLKIEGDDELLDGTWILPVDDVPNSRRGAAIAEDLLVYLQIVNEEISPGDWADYLNDPVPADRIGGDK; encoded by the coding sequence ATGAGCCTGACTCGCTACGAGCTCAACCTGAGGCTGACAACGCTCTCCCCGCTGCACAGCGGCGGCGCCGAGTACCAGGTGGACCGCTCCGCCGAGCGACGAAATCGCCCACGTGATGCGGAGGGCGAGGAGCGTCAGGCCGAGCCCCGGCTCTTCGTGCGCGACGCTGCCAACCGGCCCATCCTGCCCGGCCGTTCCATCAAGGGCGCCCTGCGCGCCGCATGGATACGGGCCTACGGGCACAATGCCGCAGATGCCATGTGCGCCCTGTGGGGCTGCCAGGAGCGGGCCAGTGCCCTCATCACCCACCCCATCGACCTCAGTGAAGCGGCGCGGGTGGAGCGCACCGGTATTGCCGTGGACCGCTACTGGGGCAGTGCTGGAGACACCGCGCTGTTCGTCCACGAGATCGTGCCGGAGGGCCAGGAGCTGACGCTGCACCTCAGCGGGCAGGTCGGCTCCATTGAGGACGACGGCCCGCAGGAGGAATTCCAGACTCTCCTGGGCCAGATCGTCGCCCTGCTCAAAGCCGGGAGGGTGAGCCTGGGCGGTCGCGGCAACGCCGGCTGGGGGCGGGTCGCCCTGGAACCGGCACTAAGCACCGGCTCGATCGCCGTCGTACGCCACCACCTGGACAGCCCGGAGGGACTGCGCCAACTGCTCAGCCCCAACCCCGCTACCATCGATATCCCCCTCGCCACTGACCTTCCGGACGATGCCCGCCTGAGGATCGACATCACCTGGGACAGCCCCACCGGCGTCCTCGTGGCCGAGCCGCGAGATAAGAAGGAGCGGGGAAGCGACGATGACCCGGACGGCAAGCAGCCCGTGCCCACCCGGCCCCTGAGGACGCGCTCGAAGAAGGGCGGTCAGACCGATGAGACGAGCCCGCTCGTCCTGCCCGGCTCCAGCGTGCGCGGGGCGCTGCGCAGCAGGGCCAGCCGGATCGCCCGCACCATCCTCCTGGCAGGGGAGCCCGCGCCGGGCACGCCGCGCGACTGGTCCACCACCGAGGTCCACAAGCAGCTCGCCCAGGACCCCGCCCTCGTGCGGGCCCTGTTCGGCAGCACCGAGCGGCGCGGCGCCGTGAGCGTCCTGGAGACCCTCGCCCGGGGCCAGGCCCAGCTCAAGGAGCGCACCCACAACGCCGGGGACCGCTGGACCGGGGGAGCCCTCAAAGGGGGCCTCTACGCCGAGGAAGTACCCGTGCCATCGACCAGGTGGGACTGCATCTGCTTGGAGGTCGACCTACTACGACTCGGAAAGGACCGCCATCGCCAACGTGCGGCCCTGTGCCTGCTTGGCCTGGTCCTCGCTGAACTCTCCACCGGCACACTTCCTCTAGGTAGCCGCGGAACTCGTGGATTTGGAGCGGTCAATGTCACCAGTTTAAAAATAGAAGGCGATGACGAGTTACTCGACGGTACCTGGATACTACCAGTCGACGATGTGCCCAACTCCAGGAGAGGGGCTGCTATCGCCGAGGATCTTCTCGTGTACCTGCAGATAGTTAACGAAGAGATCAGCCCAGGGGATTGGGCGGATTACCTTAACGACCCCGTGCCTGCCGATCGCATTGGAGGGGATAAGTGA